Proteins from one Panicum virgatum strain AP13 chromosome 7K, P.virgatum_v5, whole genome shotgun sequence genomic window:
- the LOC120640515 gene encoding ABC transporter G family member 41-like isoform X2, producing MTVRETLDFSARFQGVGWRAEILEEVIRKEEVAGIIPDPDIDMFMKAVYMENLDRSIHIEYIMKILGLDKCADTMVGDAMRRGISGGEKKRLTTGEMMIGPSKALFMDEISTGLDSSTTFQVLSCLQQLAQVSQYTVLVSLLQPARETYQLFDDIVLMAEGKIVYHGPRSCILNFFELCGFKCPRRKGAADFLQEVLSKKDQEQFWGLGDETYNFVTVDQFCERFKTCYVGQNLAMELLEPKAKEHSSALSFSIYSLSKWKLLKVGLVALLTGTVFLRTHLSKDTTHANSYMSSLFFALIFLIVNGLPEMAMTINRLPVFYKQRDCCFYPAWAYAIPAFFTKIPVSLVESVTWTCITYYLIGYTPQASRFFRHLLVLFLMHSTSLSLFRCVVSYCQTAPVSSVGSTLSFIFFLLCGGFVIPPTSIPNWLKWVFWISPMSYGEICLTGNEFLAPRWEKITVSSVTLGRSILMDRGLDFPSIFYWISVGALIVFILLLNIGFAIGLTTIRRTSQALVSRDKLTKLQGADLANFEDMMNKSSMSPRATLYIPNTIGKVIPFKPLAISFRDVNYYVDTPMAMREKGYAEGKLQLLHNITGSFQPGVLSVLMGVTGAGKTTLLDVLAGRKTGGVIEGDIRIGGYPKVQETFARISGYCEQIDVHSPQVTVWESVVYSAWLRLPTEIDPEMRHDFVKEVLETIELDEVRDTLVGLPGANGLSTEQRKRLTIAVELVSNPSIIFLDEPTSGLDARAAAIVMRAVKNVADTGRTVACTVHQPSIEIFEAFDQLMLMKQGGKLIYSGPLGQNSCEVIQYFQAILGVPLIKDDYNPSTWMLEVTSRSMETYLGVDFAQIYSESSLYKDNDVMVKRLSIPSPETSDLHFLTQFPQKFLEQFKACLWKQCLSHWRSPSYNLVRILIVALSSLIFGVLYWQQGNIDHINNREGLFTILGSMYCTFLYTGIKNSQSVMPFVSVERSVMYRERFAGMYSPWAYSIAQLAMEIPYVAIQVLLLLFIAYPMIGYAWTTIKLLWFFYTMFCTLLYFVYLGMVVVSLTPNNQVATILSSMCFITQNLMAGFIVPGPKIPKWWIWLYRIIPTSWTLNVFFTTQFLYDDDKNIMVSGEIIPMMSFAKNYFGYSRDLLPLAAVMLAIFPVFFGIIFAYSISKLNFQRR from the exons ATGACTGTTAGGGAGACGCTCGACTTCTCTGCAAGATTCCAGGGTGTTGGTTGGAGAGCAG AAATTCTGGAAGAGGTTAtcagaaaggaggaggtggctgGGATTATTCCTGATCCTGACATTGATATGTTTATGAAG GCGGTATACATGGAAAACTTAGACAGGAGCATCCACATAGAGTACATCATGAAG ATCTTGGGGCTAGACAAATGTGCAGACACAATGGTAGGAGATGCCATGAGAAGAGGTATTTCAGGTGGTGAGAAGAAGAGATTAACCACAG GTGAGATGATGATAGGACCATCAAAGGCACTCTTCATGGACGAGATATCCACTGGGTTGGACAGTTCTACTACCTTCCAGGTTCTTTCCTGTCTCCAGCAACTGGCTCAAGTCTCACAATACACTGTATTGGTTTCACTACTTCAACCAGCACGAGAGACATATCAACTTTTTGATGATATTGTACTAATGGCTGAAGGAAAAATTGTATACCATGGTCCTAGAAGCTGTATTCTTAATTTTTTTGAACTATGTGGATTCAAGTGTCCAAGGAGAAAAGGAGCAGCAGACTTCCTCCAAGAG GTCTTGTCCAAAAAGGACCAGGAACAATTTTGGGGCCTTGGAGATGAAACATACAACTTTGTTACTGTGGACCAATTTTGTGAGAGGTTCAAAACATGTTACGTTGGTCAGAATCTTGCCATGGAGCTTTTGGAGCCAAAAGCAAAAGAACACAGCAGTGCCCTATCTTTCAGCATCTATTCATTATCCAAGTGGAAGCTTCTCAAG GTTGGTCTTGTTGCTTTACTTACTGGGACAGTATTTCTACGGACGCACTTGTCTAAAGATACAACTCATGCTAATAGTTACATGAGCTCATTGTTTTTCGCACTTATTTTTCTAATTGTCAATGGATTACCTGAAATGGCTATGACAATTAATAGGCTTCCAGTCTTTTATAAACAAAGAGACTGCTGCTTCTATCCTGCTTGGGCTTATGCGATACCAGCGTTTTTCACAAAGATACCAGTCTCATTAGTTGAATCCGTAACTTGGACATGCATAACTTACTACCTCATTGGTTACACACCTCAAGCATCCAG ATTCTTCCGCCACCTACTTGTGCTGTTCCTCATGCATTCGACATCACTGTCATTGTTTCGATGTGTAGTCTCGTATTGCCAAACAGCACCAGTTTCTTCTGTTGGTAGTACATTGTCATTCATATTCTTTCTTCTGTGTGGAGGTTTCGTCATTCCTCCAA CATCAATACCGAATTGGCTAAAATGGGTCTTCTGGATCTCGCCAATGTCATATGGTGAGATATGTTTAACTGGAAATGAGTTTTTAGCACCACGATGGGAAAAG ATTACGGTATCAAGTGTTACACTTGGAAGGAGCATTCTAATGGACCGAGGGCTGGACTTTCCCAGCATTTTCTATTGGATCTCTGTTGGAGCACTGATTGTCTTCATTTTATTGTTGAACATAGGGTTTGCCATTGGATTAACTACCATAAGAC GGACATCTCAAGCCCTTGTCTCTCGTGATAAGCTTACAAAACTACAAGGAGCGGACCTAGCTAATTTTGAAGACATGATGAACAAAAGCTCTATGTCACCAAGAGCTACTCTGTATATACCTAATACTATTG GGAAGGTCATACCTTTCAAACCTCTTGCGATATCATTTCGAGATGTCAATTACTACGTCGACACCCCTATG GCCATGAGGGAGAAGGGTTATGCAGAGGGTAAACTACAGTTGCTCCACAACATCACTGGATCCTTTCAACCAGGGGTTCTCTCAGTGCTCATGGGAGTCACTGGAGCTGGCAAGACAACCTTACTCGATGTTCTTGCTGGAAGAAAAACAGGAGGAGTTATTGAAGGTGACATTAGAATAGGTGGCTATCCGAAAGTGCAGGAGACCTTTGCTAGGATATCAGGCTATTGTGAGCAGATTGATGTTCATTCTCCCCAGGTCACAGTATGGGAGTCTGTTGTGTATTCAGCTTGGTTACGTTTGCCAACAGAAATTGACCCAGAGATGAGACAT gaTTTTGTTAAGGAAGTTCTGGAAACGATAGAACTGGATGAAGTTCGAGACACTTTGGTCGGACTACCTGGAGCAAATGGGCTATCTACCGAGCAACGCAAACGGCTCACAATTGCAGTTGAGCTTGTCTCCAACCCTAGTATCATTTTCCTGGATGAGCCAACATCAGGATTGGATGCGAGGGCTGCTGCTATAGTCATGCGCGCAGTGAAGAATGTTGCAGATACCGGAAGAACTGTTGCATGCACGGTTCACCAACCAAGTATTGAAATATTTGAGGCATTTGATCAA TTGATGCTAATGAAACAAGGTGGAAAGTTGATTTATTCTGGGCCACTTGGACAAAACTCATGTGAGGTCATCCAGTATTTTCAG GCTATTCTTGGAGTACCTCTTATCAAGGATGACTATAACCCATCTACATGGATGTTAGAAGTTACATCACGATCCATGGAGACATACCTAGGAGTCGATTTTGCACAGATATACAGTGAATCATCATTATACAA GGACAATGATGTAATGGTGAAACGGCTGAGTATACCATCACCAGAAACAAGTGATCTCCATTTTCTGACGCAGTTCCCACAGAAATTCTTGGAGCAGTTCAAGGCCTGCCTCTGGAAACAATGTTTGTCACACTGGAGATCCCCGTCCTACAACTTGGTGCGGATTTTAATTGTAGCTCTTTCCTCCCTCATCTTTGGGGTTCTGTACTGGCAGCAAGGCAACATAGATCACAT AAACAACCGGGAAGGATTGTTCACCATATTGGGGTCAATGTATTGCACTTTTTTGTACACTGGCATAAAAAACTCTCAATCAGTCATGCCCTTTGTCTCCGTCGAACGCTCAGTCATGTACAGAGAAAGGTTTGCAGGAATGTACTCGCCTTGGGCCTACTCCATTGCGCAG CTGGCCATGGAGATACCATATGTGGCCATACAGGTACTACTATTATTGTTTATAGCATATCCAATGATCGGTTATGCATGGACAACAATCAAGCTTTTGTGGTTCTTCTATACAATGTTCTGCACACTGCTGTACTTTGTCTACCTTGGAATGGTGGTTGTATCACTGACCCCCAACAATCAAGTGGCTACTATATTGTCTTCAATGTGCTTCATTACTCAAAACCTCATGGCTGGCTTCATAGTGCCTGGTCCC
- the LOC120640515 gene encoding ABC transporter G family member 41-like isoform X1, whose translation MTVRETLDFSARFQGVGWRAEILEEVIRKEEVAGIIPDPDIDMFMKAVYMENLDRSIHIEYIMKILGLDKCADTMVGDAMRRGISGGEKKRLTTGEMMIGPSKALFMDEISTGLDSSTTFQVLSCLQQLAQVSQYTVLVSLLQPARETYQLFDDIVLMAEGKIVYHGPRSCILNFFELCGFKCPRRKGAADFLQEVLSKKDQEQFWGLGDETYNFVTVDQFCERFKTCYVGQNLAMELLEPKAKEHSSALSFSIYSLSKWKLLKVCFARELLLMKRNAFIYKSKSLQVGLVALLTGTVFLRTHLSKDTTHANSYMSSLFFALIFLIVNGLPEMAMTINRLPVFYKQRDCCFYPAWAYAIPAFFTKIPVSLVESVTWTCITYYLIGYTPQASRFFRHLLVLFLMHSTSLSLFRCVVSYCQTAPVSSVGSTLSFIFFLLCGGFVIPPTSIPNWLKWVFWISPMSYGEICLTGNEFLAPRWEKITVSSVTLGRSILMDRGLDFPSIFYWISVGALIVFILLLNIGFAIGLTTIRRTSQALVSRDKLTKLQGADLANFEDMMNKSSMSPRATLYIPNTIGKVIPFKPLAISFRDVNYYVDTPMAMREKGYAEGKLQLLHNITGSFQPGVLSVLMGVTGAGKTTLLDVLAGRKTGGVIEGDIRIGGYPKVQETFARISGYCEQIDVHSPQVTVWESVVYSAWLRLPTEIDPEMRHDFVKEVLETIELDEVRDTLVGLPGANGLSTEQRKRLTIAVELVSNPSIIFLDEPTSGLDARAAAIVMRAVKNVADTGRTVACTVHQPSIEIFEAFDQLMLMKQGGKLIYSGPLGQNSCEVIQYFQAILGVPLIKDDYNPSTWMLEVTSRSMETYLGVDFAQIYSESSLYKDNDVMVKRLSIPSPETSDLHFLTQFPQKFLEQFKACLWKQCLSHWRSPSYNLVRILIVALSSLIFGVLYWQQGNIDHINNREGLFTILGSMYCTFLYTGIKNSQSVMPFVSVERSVMYRERFAGMYSPWAYSIAQLAMEIPYVAIQVLLLLFIAYPMIGYAWTTIKLLWFFYTMFCTLLYFVYLGMVVVSLTPNNQVATILSSMCFITQNLMAGFIVPGPKIPKWWIWLYRIIPTSWTLNVFFTTQFLYDDDKNIMVSGEIIPMMSFAKNYFGYSRDLLPLAAVMLAIFPVFFGIIFAYSISKLNFQRR comes from the exons ATGACTGTTAGGGAGACGCTCGACTTCTCTGCAAGATTCCAGGGTGTTGGTTGGAGAGCAG AAATTCTGGAAGAGGTTAtcagaaaggaggaggtggctgGGATTATTCCTGATCCTGACATTGATATGTTTATGAAG GCGGTATACATGGAAAACTTAGACAGGAGCATCCACATAGAGTACATCATGAAG ATCTTGGGGCTAGACAAATGTGCAGACACAATGGTAGGAGATGCCATGAGAAGAGGTATTTCAGGTGGTGAGAAGAAGAGATTAACCACAG GTGAGATGATGATAGGACCATCAAAGGCACTCTTCATGGACGAGATATCCACTGGGTTGGACAGTTCTACTACCTTCCAGGTTCTTTCCTGTCTCCAGCAACTGGCTCAAGTCTCACAATACACTGTATTGGTTTCACTACTTCAACCAGCACGAGAGACATATCAACTTTTTGATGATATTGTACTAATGGCTGAAGGAAAAATTGTATACCATGGTCCTAGAAGCTGTATTCTTAATTTTTTTGAACTATGTGGATTCAAGTGTCCAAGGAGAAAAGGAGCAGCAGACTTCCTCCAAGAG GTCTTGTCCAAAAAGGACCAGGAACAATTTTGGGGCCTTGGAGATGAAACATACAACTTTGTTACTGTGGACCAATTTTGTGAGAGGTTCAAAACATGTTACGTTGGTCAGAATCTTGCCATGGAGCTTTTGGAGCCAAAAGCAAAAGAACACAGCAGTGCCCTATCTTTCAGCATCTATTCATTATCCAAGTGGAAGCTTCTCAAGGTTTGTTTTGCACGAGAGCTTCTTCTCATGAAGAGAAATGCATTCATCTACAAATCAAAATCTCTTCAG GTTGGTCTTGTTGCTTTACTTACTGGGACAGTATTTCTACGGACGCACTTGTCTAAAGATACAACTCATGCTAATAGTTACATGAGCTCATTGTTTTTCGCACTTATTTTTCTAATTGTCAATGGATTACCTGAAATGGCTATGACAATTAATAGGCTTCCAGTCTTTTATAAACAAAGAGACTGCTGCTTCTATCCTGCTTGGGCTTATGCGATACCAGCGTTTTTCACAAAGATACCAGTCTCATTAGTTGAATCCGTAACTTGGACATGCATAACTTACTACCTCATTGGTTACACACCTCAAGCATCCAG ATTCTTCCGCCACCTACTTGTGCTGTTCCTCATGCATTCGACATCACTGTCATTGTTTCGATGTGTAGTCTCGTATTGCCAAACAGCACCAGTTTCTTCTGTTGGTAGTACATTGTCATTCATATTCTTTCTTCTGTGTGGAGGTTTCGTCATTCCTCCAA CATCAATACCGAATTGGCTAAAATGGGTCTTCTGGATCTCGCCAATGTCATATGGTGAGATATGTTTAACTGGAAATGAGTTTTTAGCACCACGATGGGAAAAG ATTACGGTATCAAGTGTTACACTTGGAAGGAGCATTCTAATGGACCGAGGGCTGGACTTTCCCAGCATTTTCTATTGGATCTCTGTTGGAGCACTGATTGTCTTCATTTTATTGTTGAACATAGGGTTTGCCATTGGATTAACTACCATAAGAC GGACATCTCAAGCCCTTGTCTCTCGTGATAAGCTTACAAAACTACAAGGAGCGGACCTAGCTAATTTTGAAGACATGATGAACAAAAGCTCTATGTCACCAAGAGCTACTCTGTATATACCTAATACTATTG GGAAGGTCATACCTTTCAAACCTCTTGCGATATCATTTCGAGATGTCAATTACTACGTCGACACCCCTATG GCCATGAGGGAGAAGGGTTATGCAGAGGGTAAACTACAGTTGCTCCACAACATCACTGGATCCTTTCAACCAGGGGTTCTCTCAGTGCTCATGGGAGTCACTGGAGCTGGCAAGACAACCTTACTCGATGTTCTTGCTGGAAGAAAAACAGGAGGAGTTATTGAAGGTGACATTAGAATAGGTGGCTATCCGAAAGTGCAGGAGACCTTTGCTAGGATATCAGGCTATTGTGAGCAGATTGATGTTCATTCTCCCCAGGTCACAGTATGGGAGTCTGTTGTGTATTCAGCTTGGTTACGTTTGCCAACAGAAATTGACCCAGAGATGAGACAT gaTTTTGTTAAGGAAGTTCTGGAAACGATAGAACTGGATGAAGTTCGAGACACTTTGGTCGGACTACCTGGAGCAAATGGGCTATCTACCGAGCAACGCAAACGGCTCACAATTGCAGTTGAGCTTGTCTCCAACCCTAGTATCATTTTCCTGGATGAGCCAACATCAGGATTGGATGCGAGGGCTGCTGCTATAGTCATGCGCGCAGTGAAGAATGTTGCAGATACCGGAAGAACTGTTGCATGCACGGTTCACCAACCAAGTATTGAAATATTTGAGGCATTTGATCAA TTGATGCTAATGAAACAAGGTGGAAAGTTGATTTATTCTGGGCCACTTGGACAAAACTCATGTGAGGTCATCCAGTATTTTCAG GCTATTCTTGGAGTACCTCTTATCAAGGATGACTATAACCCATCTACATGGATGTTAGAAGTTACATCACGATCCATGGAGACATACCTAGGAGTCGATTTTGCACAGATATACAGTGAATCATCATTATACAA GGACAATGATGTAATGGTGAAACGGCTGAGTATACCATCACCAGAAACAAGTGATCTCCATTTTCTGACGCAGTTCCCACAGAAATTCTTGGAGCAGTTCAAGGCCTGCCTCTGGAAACAATGTTTGTCACACTGGAGATCCCCGTCCTACAACTTGGTGCGGATTTTAATTGTAGCTCTTTCCTCCCTCATCTTTGGGGTTCTGTACTGGCAGCAAGGCAACATAGATCACAT AAACAACCGGGAAGGATTGTTCACCATATTGGGGTCAATGTATTGCACTTTTTTGTACACTGGCATAAAAAACTCTCAATCAGTCATGCCCTTTGTCTCCGTCGAACGCTCAGTCATGTACAGAGAAAGGTTTGCAGGAATGTACTCGCCTTGGGCCTACTCCATTGCGCAG CTGGCCATGGAGATACCATATGTGGCCATACAGGTACTACTATTATTGTTTATAGCATATCCAATGATCGGTTATGCATGGACAACAATCAAGCTTTTGTGGTTCTTCTATACAATGTTCTGCACACTGCTGTACTTTGTCTACCTTGGAATGGTGGTTGTATCACTGACCCCCAACAATCAAGTGGCTACTATATTGTCTTCAATGTGCTTCATTACTCAAAACCTCATGGCTGGCTTCATAGTGCCTGGTCCC
- the LOC120640515 gene encoding ABC transporter G family member 41-like isoform X4, giving the protein MAGAEEEQAEMRPAADVAAAAKNPSDGGAAGRRGDLVDRLIAGHVLGENLQLLQRIRDRMDRVDVQEPTIEVRFRDLSVEAECRVVQGKPLPTLWNSALAAASVSRRKAKIQLIKGVHGVVKPGRMTLLLGPPGCGKTTLLRALAGRIDKNLKVTGDIEYNGVNLNEFAQAKTSAYVSQRDLHTPEMTVRETLDFSARFQGVGWRAEILEEVIRKEEVAGIIPDPDIDMFMKAVYMENLDRSIHIEYIMKILGLDKCADTMVGDAMRRGISGGEKKRLTTGEMMIGPSKALFMDEISTGLDSSTTFQVLSCLQQLAQVSQYTVLVSLLQPARETYQLFDDIVLMAEGKIVYHGPRSCILNFFELCGFKCPRRKGAADFLQEVLSKKDQEQFWGLGDETYNFVTVDQFCERFKTCYVGQNLAMELLEPKAKEHSSALSFSIYSLSKWKLLKVCFARELLLMKRNAFIYKSKSLQVGLVALLTGTVFLRTHLSKDTTHANSYMSSLFFALIFLIVNGLPEMAMTINRLPVFYKQRDCCFYPAWAYAIPAFFTKIPVSLVESVTWTCITYYLIGYTPQASRFFRHLLVLFLMHSTSLSLFRCVVSYCQTAPVSSVGSTLSFIFFLLCGGFVIPPTSIPNWLKWVFWISPMSYGEICLTGNEFLAPRWEKITVSSVTLGRSILMDRGLDFPSIFYWISVGALIVFILLLNIGFAIGLTTITGSFQPGVLSVLMGVTGAGKTTLLDVLAGRKTGGVIEGDIRIGGYPKVQETFARISGYCEQIDVHSPQVTVWESVVYSAWLRLPTEIDPEMRHDFVKEVLETIELDEVRDTLVGLPGANGLSTEQRKRLTIAVELVSNPSIIFLDEPTSGLDARAAAIVMRAVKNVADTGRTVACTVHQPSIEIFEAFDQLMLMKQGGKLIYSGPLGQNSCEVIQYFQAILGVPLIKDDYNPSTWMLEVTSRSMETYLGVDFAQIYSESSLYKDNDVMVKRLSIPSPETSDLHFLTQFPQKFLEQFKACLWKQCLSHWRSPSYNLVRILIVALSSLIFGVLYWQQGNIDHINNREGLFTILGSMYCTFLYTGIKNSQSVMPFVSVERSVMYRERFAGMYSPWAYSIAQLAMEIPYVAIQVLLLLFIAYPMIGYAWTTIKLLWFFYTMFCTLLYFVYLGMVVVSLTPNNQVATILSSMCFITQNLMAGFIVPGPKIPKWWIWLYRIIPTSWTLNVFFTTQFLYDDDKNIMVSGEIIPMMSFAKNYFGYSRDLLPLAAVMLAIFPVFFGIIFAYSISKLNFQRR; this is encoded by the exons ATGgccggcgccgaggaggagcaGGCCGAGATGAGGCCGGCCGCCGATGTCGCCGCCGCTGCGAAGAATCCTTCAGATGGAGGCGCCGCGGGACGGCGGGGAGACCTGGTGGACAGGCTCATCGCCGGGCACGTCCTCGGCGAAAACCTCCAGCTGCTGCAGAGGATCAGAGACAGGATGGACAG GGTGGATGTGCAGGAGCCGACGATAGAGGTGCGGTTCAGAGACCTGAGCGTGGAGGCGGAGTGCCGCGTGGTCCAGGGGAAGCCGCTCCCGACGCTGTGGAACTCCGCTCTCGCCGCTGCCTCCGTGAGCCGACGA AAGGCCAAAATCCAGCTGATCAAAGGTGTCCATGGGGTCGTCAAGCCAGGGAGGA TGACACTGCTGCTGGGGCCCCCAGGCTGTGGCAAGACCACACTCCTGCGCGCGCTTGCGGGAAGGATCGATAAAAACCTCAAG GTGACAGGAGACATCGAGTACAATGGCGTGAACCTGAATGAGTTTGCGCAGGCCAAGACATCAGCCTATGTAAGCCAGCGTGACCTCCACACGCCTGAGATGACTGTTAGGGAGACGCTCGACTTCTCTGCAAGATTCCAGGGTGTTGGTTGGAGAGCAG AAATTCTGGAAGAGGTTAtcagaaaggaggaggtggctgGGATTATTCCTGATCCTGACATTGATATGTTTATGAAG GCGGTATACATGGAAAACTTAGACAGGAGCATCCACATAGAGTACATCATGAAG ATCTTGGGGCTAGACAAATGTGCAGACACAATGGTAGGAGATGCCATGAGAAGAGGTATTTCAGGTGGTGAGAAGAAGAGATTAACCACAG GTGAGATGATGATAGGACCATCAAAGGCACTCTTCATGGACGAGATATCCACTGGGTTGGACAGTTCTACTACCTTCCAGGTTCTTTCCTGTCTCCAGCAACTGGCTCAAGTCTCACAATACACTGTATTGGTTTCACTACTTCAACCAGCACGAGAGACATATCAACTTTTTGATGATATTGTACTAATGGCTGAAGGAAAAATTGTATACCATGGTCCTAGAAGCTGTATTCTTAATTTTTTTGAACTATGTGGATTCAAGTGTCCAAGGAGAAAAGGAGCAGCAGACTTCCTCCAAGAG GTCTTGTCCAAAAAGGACCAGGAACAATTTTGGGGCCTTGGAGATGAAACATACAACTTTGTTACTGTGGACCAATTTTGTGAGAGGTTCAAAACATGTTACGTTGGTCAGAATCTTGCCATGGAGCTTTTGGAGCCAAAAGCAAAAGAACACAGCAGTGCCCTATCTTTCAGCATCTATTCATTATCCAAGTGGAAGCTTCTCAAGGTTTGTTTTGCACGAGAGCTTCTTCTCATGAAGAGAAATGCATTCATCTACAAATCAAAATCTCTTCAG GTTGGTCTTGTTGCTTTACTTACTGGGACAGTATTTCTACGGACGCACTTGTCTAAAGATACAACTCATGCTAATAGTTACATGAGCTCATTGTTTTTCGCACTTATTTTTCTAATTGTCAATGGATTACCTGAAATGGCTATGACAATTAATAGGCTTCCAGTCTTTTATAAACAAAGAGACTGCTGCTTCTATCCTGCTTGGGCTTATGCGATACCAGCGTTTTTCACAAAGATACCAGTCTCATTAGTTGAATCCGTAACTTGGACATGCATAACTTACTACCTCATTGGTTACACACCTCAAGCATCCAG ATTCTTCCGCCACCTACTTGTGCTGTTCCTCATGCATTCGACATCACTGTCATTGTTTCGATGTGTAGTCTCGTATTGCCAAACAGCACCAGTTTCTTCTGTTGGTAGTACATTGTCATTCATATTCTTTCTTCTGTGTGGAGGTTTCGTCATTCCTCCAA CATCAATACCGAATTGGCTAAAATGGGTCTTCTGGATCTCGCCAATGTCATATGGTGAGATATGTTTAACTGGAAATGAGTTTTTAGCACCACGATGGGAAAAG ATTACGGTATCAAGTGTTACACTTGGAAGGAGCATTCTAATGGACCGAGGGCTGGACTTTCCCAGCATTTTCTATTGGATCTCTGTTGGAGCACTGATTGTCTTCATTTTATTGTTGAACATAGGGTTTGCCATTGGATTAACTACC ATCACTGGATCCTTTCAACCAGGGGTTCTCTCAGTGCTCATGGGAGTCACTGGAGCTGGCAAGACAACCTTACTCGATGTTCTTGCTGGAAGAAAAACAGGAGGAGTTATTGAAGGTGACATTAGAATAGGTGGCTATCCGAAAGTGCAGGAGACCTTTGCTAGGATATCAGGCTATTGTGAGCAGATTGATGTTCATTCTCCCCAGGTCACAGTATGGGAGTCTGTTGTGTATTCAGCTTGGTTACGTTTGCCAACAGAAATTGACCCAGAGATGAGACAT gaTTTTGTTAAGGAAGTTCTGGAAACGATAGAACTGGATGAAGTTCGAGACACTTTGGTCGGACTACCTGGAGCAAATGGGCTATCTACCGAGCAACGCAAACGGCTCACAATTGCAGTTGAGCTTGTCTCCAACCCTAGTATCATTTTCCTGGATGAGCCAACATCAGGATTGGATGCGAGGGCTGCTGCTATAGTCATGCGCGCAGTGAAGAATGTTGCAGATACCGGAAGAACTGTTGCATGCACGGTTCACCAACCAAGTATTGAAATATTTGAGGCATTTGATCAA TTGATGCTAATGAAACAAGGTGGAAAGTTGATTTATTCTGGGCCACTTGGACAAAACTCATGTGAGGTCATCCAGTATTTTCAG GCTATTCTTGGAGTACCTCTTATCAAGGATGACTATAACCCATCTACATGGATGTTAGAAGTTACATCACGATCCATGGAGACATACCTAGGAGTCGATTTTGCACAGATATACAGTGAATCATCATTATACAA GGACAATGATGTAATGGTGAAACGGCTGAGTATACCATCACCAGAAACAAGTGATCTCCATTTTCTGACGCAGTTCCCACAGAAATTCTTGGAGCAGTTCAAGGCCTGCCTCTGGAAACAATGTTTGTCACACTGGAGATCCCCGTCCTACAACTTGGTGCGGATTTTAATTGTAGCTCTTTCCTCCCTCATCTTTGGGGTTCTGTACTGGCAGCAAGGCAACATAGATCACAT AAACAACCGGGAAGGATTGTTCACCATATTGGGGTCAATGTATTGCACTTTTTTGTACACTGGCATAAAAAACTCTCAATCAGTCATGCCCTTTGTCTCCGTCGAACGCTCAGTCATGTACAGAGAAAGGTTTGCAGGAATGTACTCGCCTTGGGCCTACTCCATTGCGCAG CTGGCCATGGAGATACCATATGTGGCCATACAGGTACTACTATTATTGTTTATAGCATATCCAATGATCGGTTATGCATGGACAACAATCAAGCTTTTGTGGTTCTTCTATACAATGTTCTGCACACTGCTGTACTTTGTCTACCTTGGAATGGTGGTTGTATCACTGACCCCCAACAATCAAGTGGCTACTATATTGTCTTCAATGTGCTTCATTACTCAAAACCTCATGGCTGGCTTCATAGTGCCTGGTCCC